In Corynebacterium occultum, a single genomic region encodes these proteins:
- a CDS encoding type 1 glutamine amidotransferase, whose protein sequence is MTPTPTKQVTLLITHNPDPDIDQVCQILDNRKKTWRHIQPFAGDKLPNLHEVSQVICFGGPYAAYDQDRFPFLREEAQFLRDAVDADIPVLGICLGSQILAEALGGTSRPGDHGLECGFVDVVPVAGQEDVAHQLTGRYFSFHTDSIDLPPGAELLAVSQRYPQAWRQGSALAIQFHPEMSVTGIRELLRIEKVKIRQHGINVENLMAEAENNRALLQQGAEKVIGGWIDHADARAPVHTGESP, encoded by the coding sequence ATGACACCGACGCCAACGAAGCAGGTTACCCTGCTGATCACCCATAATCCCGACCCGGATATCGACCAGGTGTGTCAGATACTAGACAACCGGAAAAAGACTTGGCGCCATATTCAACCTTTCGCGGGGGATAAACTTCCAAATCTGCATGAGGTTTCCCAGGTGATCTGCTTCGGCGGGCCATACGCGGCCTATGACCAAGACCGGTTCCCCTTTCTGCGGGAAGAGGCCCAGTTTCTGCGCGACGCCGTGGATGCTGACATCCCGGTGCTCGGAATCTGCCTTGGTTCGCAGATCCTCGCTGAGGCACTCGGTGGCACATCCCGGCCGGGTGATCACGGTTTGGAATGCGGGTTCGTCGATGTCGTCCCCGTAGCTGGTCAAGAAGACGTGGCCCACCAACTCACCGGACGATATTTTTCCTTCCACACCGACAGCATTGATTTACCCCCCGGAGCAGAATTGCTGGCAGTGTCGCAGCGGTACCCGCAAGCCTGGCGACAGGGAAGCGCGCTGGCCATCCAGTTTCACCCCGAAATGTCCGTCACAGGTATCCGAGAACTGCTCCGTATTGAAAAGGTCAAAATCCGTCAGCACGGCATCAACGTGGAAAATCTCATGGCTGAAGCGGAAAACAACCGGGCGCTTCTCCAGCAAGGGGCCGAAAAGGTCATCGGCGGCTGGATAGACCACGCCGACGCACGGGCACCGGTGCATACCGGTGAATCTCCATAG
- a CDS encoding gamma-glutamyl-gamma-aminobutyrate hydrolase family protein has protein sequence MYKIGIPSRLSSSPADKRVVIANQLIDLIADRLRSLDAEPILLNPSDLSHPPDLDALLLPGGGDISPHRYGQEPDPRVYNVDPEQDRLDFGMARHALHRNLPIMGICRGMQLLNVLYGGSLIQHLPTSAVKHSFQLKRKSTTLAERFTPHEVEITPGSRLAGILGSSVWTASAHHQAVDELGEGLRIVARAADGTVEAVEDPRRSVIGVQWHPEIREHGGEAQDHLFMNLLHCVELGRAVKI, from the coding sequence ATGTACAAAATCGGAATACCGTCTCGGCTTAGCAGCTCGCCCGCTGATAAGAGGGTGGTAATTGCTAACCAGCTGATTGACCTCATTGCGGATCGTCTCCGCTCTCTGGATGCAGAGCCGATTCTCCTCAATCCCAGCGACCTGTCCCACCCGCCGGATCTTGATGCTCTGCTCCTGCCTGGGGGTGGAGATATCAGCCCACACCGTTACGGACAGGAACCTGATCCCCGGGTGTATAACGTCGACCCGGAGCAGGACCGGTTGGACTTCGGGATGGCACGGCATGCGCTGCACCGAAATTTGCCGATCATGGGCATTTGTCGCGGGATGCAGCTTCTCAACGTGCTGTATGGGGGGAGCTTGATCCAGCACCTGCCGACCAGTGCTGTGAAACATTCCTTTCAGCTCAAAAGAAAGAGCACCACCTTGGCGGAGAGGTTCACACCGCACGAGGTAGAAATCACCCCTGGTTCCCGGCTTGCCGGAATTCTCGGATCTTCAGTGTGGACTGCGTCGGCGCATCATCAGGCAGTTGATGAACTGGGGGAAGGACTGCGTATTGTTGCCCGAGCAGCTGATGGCACCGTGGAAGCGGTGGAGGATCCCCGCCGGAGTGTTATCGGCGTCCAGTGGCACCCAGAAATCCGAGAACACGGTGGGGAGGCACAAGACCACCTCTTTATGAATCTCCTCCACTGCGTAGAGCTAGGTCGGGCAGTTAAAATCTGA
- a CDS encoding haloacid dehalogenase type II encodes MIEPRPTVVIFDVNETLSDQSSLRDRLVEVGAPAELLPEWFSGILRDGMALTAAGGYADFADLARDGLRALLPARAGLTPSDGLIDQVVAGFHRLDVHPDVAEGVRLLHGSGIRLITMTNGSTTITEALLDRAGLREYFELHLDVRGPRRWKPAPAAYGYALARAGVAAGDALLVAVHPWDVDGALRAGLRGAWIRRGQAATAYPKAMVAPTITADDLVELGAMFT; translated from the coding sequence ATGATCGAACCCAGGCCCACGGTCGTGATCTTCGATGTCAATGAGACCCTCAGTGATCAGAGTTCCCTGCGTGATCGCCTGGTCGAGGTCGGTGCCCCCGCCGAGCTGCTCCCCGAGTGGTTTAGCGGCATCCTCCGAGACGGCATGGCCCTGACAGCCGCGGGCGGCTACGCCGACTTCGCCGACCTTGCCCGCGACGGACTGCGTGCCCTCCTCCCCGCCCGAGCCGGTCTCACACCCTCTGATGGGCTCATTGACCAGGTCGTGGCTGGTTTCCACCGGTTGGATGTTCATCCTGACGTGGCCGAGGGGGTACGCCTGTTGCACGGGTCTGGGATCCGCTTGATCACCATGACCAACGGCAGCACCACGATCACCGAGGCCCTCCTTGATCGGGCCGGACTGCGGGAGTACTTCGAGCTCCACCTGGACGTGCGTGGGCCACGCCGCTGGAAGCCGGCACCGGCGGCCTACGGGTACGCGCTCGCCCGGGCCGGTGTGGCGGCAGGTGATGCCCTGCTGGTGGCGGTGCACCCGTGGGATGTCGACGGGGCTCTGCGGGCCGGACTACGGGGTGCCTGGATTCGCCGCGGGCAGGCGGCAACGGCCTATCCGAAAGCCATGGTGGCACCGACGATCACCGCCGATGACCTTGTCGAACTGGGCGCTATGTTTACCTAG
- a CDS encoding 2Fe-2S iron-sulfur cluster-binding protein, with the protein MKHGVPGIVAECGGGLSCATCHVYVSPEFLEKTGIAEDFEDEMLDDTVSERQANSRLSCQIRMTDELDGLEVTIAPEQ; encoded by the coding sequence GTGAAGCACGGTGTGCCTGGCATCGTCGCCGAATGCGGCGGTGGACTGTCCTGTGCCACCTGCCATGTGTATGTCTCTCCGGAGTTTTTGGAGAAGACGGGAATCGCGGAAGATTTCGAGGATGAAATGCTCGATGACACGGTCTCCGAACGCCAGGCCAACAGCCGTCTCTCCTGCCAGATCCGTATGACCGATGAGCTCGACGGGCTCGAAGTCACTATCGCCCCGGAGCAATAA
- the catA gene encoding catechol 1,2-dioxygenase, which translates to MTHSEINPTAKGSGTAATDKFKHEAIKSDTSTERANEIYKDLLAAIADVAHKHEVTYDEYRVLKNWMIQVGEYGEWPLWLDVFVEHEIEKINYNRHHYTGTKGSIEGPYYVENSPELPWKCEMPMREQDKAAQPLIFQGQVTDVDGKGLGGATVELWHADEEGFYSQFAPGIPEWNLRGTIVTNENGEYEIKTLQPAPYQIPADGPTGWFIESYGGHPWRPAHLHLKVKSPGYREITTQLYFQGGEWIDNDVATAVKPELLLDPQTDADSNNIVNYSFALDKKE; encoded by the coding sequence ATGACCCACTCTGAGATCAACCCCACCGCCAAGGGTTCCGGCACTGCCGCAACCGACAAGTTCAAGCACGAAGCCATCAAGTCGGACACCTCCACGGAGCGCGCCAACGAGATCTACAAGGATCTGCTGGCTGCGATCGCTGATGTTGCCCACAAGCATGAGGTCACCTACGACGAGTACCGCGTGCTGAAGAACTGGATGATCCAGGTCGGCGAGTACGGTGAATGGCCGCTGTGGCTGGACGTGTTCGTCGAGCACGAGATCGAGAAGATCAACTACAACCGTCATCACTACACCGGCACCAAGGGCTCCATCGAGGGCCCGTACTACGTTGAAAACTCCCCGGAGCTGCCGTGGAAGTGTGAGATGCCGATGCGCGAGCAGGACAAGGCTGCTCAGCCGTTGATCTTCCAGGGACAGGTCACCGATGTGGACGGCAAGGGCCTGGGTGGCGCCACCGTCGAGCTGTGGCACGCCGATGAGGAGGGCTTTTACTCCCAGTTCGCCCCGGGCATCCCGGAGTGGAACCTGCGTGGCACCATCGTCACCAATGAAAACGGCGAGTACGAGATCAAAACCCTCCAGCCCGCTCCGTACCAGATTCCGGCTGACGGCCCGACCGGCTGGTTCATTGAGTCCTACGGTGGTCACCCGTGGCGCCCGGCCCACCTGCATCTGAAGGTGAAGTCCCCCGGTTACCGCGAGATCACCACTCAGCTCTACTTCCAGGGCGGCGAGTGGATCGATAATGATGTCGCCACCGCCGTGAAGCCGGAGTTGCTGCTCGACCCGCAGACCGACGCCGATAGCAACAACATCGTCAACTACAGCTTCGCTCTCGACAAGAAGGAATAA
- a CDS encoding aromatic-ring-hydroxylating dioxygenase subunit beta: MVSKLKKYEDTSAWSYHVDNEFYADLDRFNQVLRQDWAGADVETHREAEAFLNREAWLIDEARFNEWLELFSADCLYWVPVIPGGGDPRTQISHSFDDCRRLTDRVYWLRTGLAFSQIPQSRTRRIISNIEVHDEPENSLRFIRSNFMVHEFRAGIAKTYAGWTGHALSEGKNGWEIRLKQVNLIDSEHIHENLTLIF, translated from the coding sequence ATGGTGAGCAAACTCAAGAAATATGAGGATACCTCCGCCTGGTCCTACCATGTGGACAATGAATTCTACGCTGACCTAGACCGCTTCAACCAGGTCCTCCGACAGGACTGGGCTGGCGCAGACGTCGAGACACACCGGGAAGCGGAGGCATTCCTCAACCGGGAAGCCTGGCTGATCGACGAGGCCCGATTCAATGAGTGGCTTGAGCTGTTTTCTGCCGACTGCTTGTACTGGGTTCCCGTGATCCCAGGTGGGGGAGATCCCCGGACCCAGATCTCCCATTCTTTTGATGACTGTCGCCGCCTAACGGACCGGGTCTACTGGCTGCGAACGGGCCTGGCCTTCAGTCAGATCCCACAGTCCCGGACTCGCCGGATTATTTCGAATATCGAAGTCCACGATGAACCCGAAAACTCCCTGCGATTCATCAGATCGAATTTCATGGTCCACGAATTTCGAGCAGGCATCGCGAAGACCTACGCAGGGTGGACAGGCCATGCGCTCAGTGAGGGGAAGAACGGATGGGAAATCCGTCTCAAGCAGGTCAACCTCATTGACTCAGAACATATCCACGAAAACCTCACCCTGATCTTCTAA
- a CDS encoding PhoU domain-containing protein, with amino-acid sequence MVSSIYILEHLDRMAALATHVAQSAHRRHPERVIPAAVTGYFEELTHLTLGMVKKTRDLLIVPDAEAALALARDDDAVDDLDRYLLVMLTQREWAHTTREAVDTALLARFYERFADQCVSVGTRIVYLTTGLPPEEYLAHQE; translated from the coding sequence GTGGTCTCCTCGATCTATATCCTCGAACACCTCGACCGCATGGCGGCCCTGGCCACCCACGTCGCCCAATCCGCCCACCGGCGCCACCCCGAGCGGGTGATTCCGGCGGCTGTGACCGGTTATTTCGAGGAACTCACCCACCTGACCTTAGGCATGGTCAAGAAGACCCGTGATCTTCTCATCGTCCCGGATGCGGAGGCCGCGCTGGCCTTGGCACGAGACGATGACGCCGTTGATGACCTGGATCGTTACCTGTTGGTCATGCTGACCCAACGCGAATGGGCCCATACCACCCGGGAGGCGGTGGATACGGCGTTGTTGGCCCGGTTTTATGAGCGTTTCGCCGATCAGTGTGTCAGTGTCGGCACCCGGATTGTGTATCTGACCACGGGGTTGCCCCCGGAGGAGTACCTGGCGCACCAGGAGTAG
- a CDS encoding glycine betaine ABC transporter substrate-binding protein produces the protein MKIHYGRINESFHQVAAAVVEEVLLRLGHEVVVHEGPHPEMYPKLASGEHQLFADAWLPGGHAMYWADIKDSVTNVAPLYDDAKFFWAVPDYADAAITSLEDLAREEVADTFATRVVQGTGSYAGLTVMGNDLLTTYGLDSLGWEQPSGDIDKVIDTVNTRIAARENFVTPLWQPMFLNEAHDLRPLTDPKGAFPAPDEACLLAHNDFWAECDEHTRAVLQRIRFTTADVNEMDLYVQRDGLDILPAVRRWADNHPGTVEEWLKD, from the coding sequence ATGAAGATCCACTACGGACGAATCAACGAATCCTTCCACCAGGTTGCCGCAGCTGTCGTCGAGGAGGTGTTGTTGCGACTCGGCCACGAGGTCGTGGTCCACGAGGGCCCGCACCCGGAGATGTACCCGAAACTGGCCAGCGGGGAGCACCAGCTGTTCGCCGACGCCTGGCTGCCGGGCGGGCACGCCATGTACTGGGCCGATATCAAGGACTCGGTCACCAATGTCGCCCCACTGTACGACGACGCCAAGTTCTTCTGGGCGGTGCCCGATTACGCCGATGCCGCGATCACCTCACTGGAGGACCTCGCCCGTGAGGAAGTCGCCGACACCTTCGCCACCCGTGTCGTGCAGGGGACCGGCTCCTACGCCGGCCTGACCGTCATGGGCAACGACCTGTTGACAACCTACGGGCTCGATTCGCTGGGATGGGAACAGCCGTCCGGCGACATCGACAAGGTCATCGACACGGTGAATACGCGTATCGCAGCCCGCGAGAACTTCGTCACCCCGCTGTGGCAGCCGATGTTCCTCAACGAGGCCCACGACCTGCGCCCGCTCACCGATCCGAAGGGAGCTTTCCCTGCCCCGGACGAGGCCTGTCTGCTCGCGCACAACGATTTCTGGGCCGAGTGCGACGAGCACACCCGCGCGGTGCTGCAACGCATCCGTTTCACCACCGCAGATGTCAACGAGATGGACCTCTACGTTCAGCGCGACGGACTCGACATCCTGCCAGCGGTACGCCGGTGGGCCGACAACCACCCAGGCACGGTGGAGGAATGGCTGAAGGACTAG
- a CDS encoding NAD(P)/FAD-dependent oxidoreductase encodes MTTLTTGTLIIGGGEAALHTAVALRAQGYDAGIMIAAEEPYSPYQRPPLSKAFLTGEADEYSLQLRADDYYLDNHIDLRTGSRITEVNITARGQGEAVTQDGDTITFAKVVLATGATPRHLTIPGAEAEGVVYLRDIDSARQLSRGLGEARKVVVIGGGFIGLEAAAAARMRGIEVTILEAGECLLGRVAAPPISEFYRQAHENRGATVMTGAAVTEIAVGEEGEVTGVILADGQEIPADLVVVGIGVIPNTALAQQLNLECQRGILVDHAGRTRHPDIYAAGDCTQQPHPSLPGEVVCVESVQNAAAQGKIVAASIVGNSLPAPQVPWFWSDQGDLKLQIAGLSHGYDDYVLRGDPATECFSLLYYRGNRLIAVDAINQSHDFMAVRRALSKNATIDPERAGDTTVALKTLIQDDHVQNRNTVSA; translated from the coding sequence ATGACCACACTCACGACCGGTACCCTGATCATCGGGGGCGGTGAGGCGGCTTTACATACCGCCGTGGCCCTGCGGGCCCAAGGTTACGACGCCGGCATCATGATCGCAGCGGAAGAACCGTACTCCCCTTATCAACGCCCTCCGCTCTCTAAGGCCTTTCTGACCGGAGAGGCTGATGAATACAGCCTCCAGCTGCGGGCGGATGACTACTACCTGGATAACCACATAGATCTCCGGACCGGCAGCCGCATCACCGAAGTGAACATCACAGCCCGCGGCCAGGGGGAGGCGGTTACCCAGGACGGGGACACCATCACCTTTGCCAAAGTCGTACTCGCAACCGGTGCCACACCTCGACACCTGACCATCCCCGGTGCCGAAGCCGAGGGTGTGGTGTATCTGCGTGACATTGACAGTGCTCGTCAGCTCAGTCGGGGACTCGGGGAGGCCCGGAAGGTGGTAGTCATCGGCGGTGGATTCATCGGCCTGGAAGCCGCCGCGGCGGCTCGGATGAGGGGCATAGAAGTCACCATCCTGGAAGCTGGAGAGTGCCTCCTTGGCCGGGTGGCGGCTCCCCCCATCTCGGAGTTTTACCGGCAGGCGCACGAAAACCGCGGCGCCACCGTCATGACCGGAGCAGCGGTAACCGAGATTGCCGTCGGCGAGGAAGGCGAGGTCACCGGAGTTATTCTGGCTGATGGGCAGGAAATCCCCGCTGATCTGGTTGTGGTGGGAATCGGTGTGATCCCCAACACCGCCTTAGCGCAGCAGCTCAACCTTGAGTGCCAACGAGGCATCCTCGTCGACCACGCGGGGCGAACCAGGCACCCAGATATTTATGCCGCAGGTGATTGCACCCAGCAACCTCACCCTTCCCTGCCGGGAGAAGTGGTGTGTGTGGAATCGGTGCAAAACGCGGCAGCCCAGGGAAAGATTGTCGCTGCCTCTATCGTGGGCAATTCCTTGCCTGCCCCCCAAGTTCCCTGGTTCTGGTCAGATCAAGGAGATCTCAAGCTACAGATTGCCGGTCTATCCCACGGGTATGACGACTATGTTCTCCGAGGCGACCCGGCCACCGAATGCTTCTCCCTCCTGTACTACCGCGGAAATCGTCTGATTGCTGTCGACGCCATTAATCAGTCGCATGACTTCATGGCAGTGCGAAGAGCGCTGAGCAAGAACGCCACCATTGATCCCGAACGAGCCGGTGACACCACCGTCGCGCTCAAGACCCTCATCCAGGATGACCATGTACAAAATCGGAATACCGTCTCGGCTTAG
- a CDS encoding aromatic ring-hydroxylating oxygenase subunit alpha, with product MGIPNELSELAPVQQAPKRWDDYIRRDRVHRELYTEDRIFQEEMIKVFGQTWVYLAHESQLPEPNSFLSVRMGLRPIIVTKDRKGVIHAVFNRCSHRAATLCREESGVAKSFQCPYHGWTFRNTGELVGAPWPQGYADFDKSEFDLGKVSRVETYRGFIFGTLNENAPTLEDHLGNARPWLDYWIDRAPEGEVIVNSGAHRMGYRGNWKLAYDNAGDGYHPSFSHRSLLEMASRLGDSKDMSYFGKTPDDGAMSIHSLGNGHSVLDQRPNFDGPGSIWENQRPQPGREWFEEMIREKYPDDADRLLDVCAGAQINLSIFPNLLLIGNQIQVIEPLAVDRTQLTWNATTIGGVPDEINTMRMRTQEDFPAFGEPDDQANFEEVQRGLAVPEAEWILMNRGLDVEDWQELSENGVIKSAVTDEIHMRSYYGEWLRLMNGEK from the coding sequence ATGGGGATCCCCAATGAGCTCTCTGAATTGGCGCCGGTCCAACAGGCGCCCAAGCGGTGGGATGACTACATTCGCCGAGACCGGGTCCACCGGGAGCTATATACCGAAGATCGGATCTTCCAGGAGGAAATGATCAAGGTCTTCGGTCAGACCTGGGTGTACTTGGCCCACGAATCCCAGCTTCCGGAGCCTAACTCCTTCCTTTCGGTTCGCATGGGATTGCGTCCGATCATCGTCACTAAAGACCGGAAGGGTGTTATCCACGCCGTTTTCAACCGGTGTTCACACCGTGCCGCAACGTTGTGCCGGGAGGAGTCCGGGGTAGCCAAGAGCTTTCAGTGCCCCTATCACGGCTGGACCTTCCGGAACACCGGTGAACTTGTGGGTGCTCCTTGGCCGCAGGGATACGCGGACTTCGACAAGTCTGAATTCGACCTGGGCAAGGTCAGCCGGGTGGAAACCTACCGGGGATTTATTTTCGGCACCCTCAATGAGAATGCTCCCACTCTGGAGGACCATCTCGGCAACGCCAGGCCCTGGCTGGACTACTGGATCGACCGGGCCCCTGAGGGCGAAGTGATCGTCAACAGTGGCGCTCACCGTATGGGCTATCGGGGCAACTGGAAACTCGCCTACGACAATGCCGGGGATGGATACCACCCCTCTTTCTCCCATCGCTCCCTGTTGGAGATGGCTTCTCGCCTGGGAGACAGCAAGGATATGTCCTACTTTGGCAAGACCCCCGATGATGGAGCGATGTCCATCCATTCCCTCGGTAATGGTCACAGTGTCTTGGATCAGCGACCGAACTTCGACGGGCCGGGATCCATCTGGGAAAACCAGCGCCCGCAACCCGGTCGGGAATGGTTCGAGGAGATGATCCGGGAAAAATATCCAGACGACGCGGACCGGTTGCTCGATGTCTGCGCCGGTGCACAGATCAATCTCAGCATTTTTCCAAATCTCCTCCTCATCGGAAATCAGATCCAGGTTATCGAGCCGTTGGCTGTGGACCGGACCCAGTTGACCTGGAACGCCACCACTATCGGCGGGGTCCCTGATGAGATCAACACGATGCGGATGCGGACTCAGGAGGACTTCCCGGCTTTTGGGGAGCCCGACGATCAGGCCAATTTTGAGGAGGTCCAACGGGGCCTTGCCGTCCCGGAGGCTGAATGGATCCTGATGAACCGTGGTCTGGATGTCGAGGACTGGCAGGAACTCAGTGAAAACGGCGTGATCAAGTCTGCAGTGACCGATGAGATTCATATGCGGAGCTACTACGGCGAATGGCTGCGACTGATGAACGGGGAGAAGTAA
- a CDS encoding WhiB family transcriptional regulator — MTRRKPVRARRPEKIPTPEDWVIQASCREDDPDALFVQGAQQRRAATICRPCPVQRHCLAMSLDNREEFGVWGGLTERQRRALLRTHTDVESWADYLTAGDSLTGI; from the coding sequence ATGACCCGACGGAAACCGGTCCGCGCCCGCAGGCCAGAGAAGATCCCCACCCCGGAAGACTGGGTCATCCAGGCCAGCTGCCGGGAGGATGATCCTGATGCGTTGTTTGTTCAGGGTGCGCAGCAGCGTCGTGCCGCCACCATCTGCCGGCCCTGCCCGGTACAGCGGCACTGTCTGGCGATGTCTTTAGATAACCGGGAGGAGTTCGGGGTGTGGGGTGGGTTGACCGAGCGTCAACGTCGCGCCCTGTTACGCACGCACACCGATGTGGAAAGCTGGGCCGACTACCTTACTGCCGGTGACAGCCTCACCGGTATCTAA
- a CDS encoding glutamine synthetase family protein, with the protein MTTTQTPVYAPKFIEKYDLYTPVQQEAAERSLRRIETDGIEVIRIVWPDQHGLLRGKSLTRDAYAAALKAGNDITMAPFFFDPANAIVLNPFSADGGFTVEGLRGSPNVKMVPDPVTFRVLPWAPETAVVISDLYMSNGELFPFAPRSILKQSLQKMADAGYGLIAGIEMEWYLTKLIDNMLETGSLGAPGTPADPPRVAPVARGYSYLLTDHLDEIDDILRPIRKAIEDMGMPLRSMDDEWAPSQVETTFDILEALAAADAAVLFRMAVKQIAKRNGHIASFMCTPAIEGFYASGWHLHTSVVDLVTGENLMVPGEGEALSELGRHYVGGTLAHGIAASTFTTPTINGYRRRRPYSLAPDRLTWAMDNRASMMRVISSPHDQASHVENRVGDSAANPYLYIASQAVAGLDGILNRIEPGVMAEDPYAEDVPQLPDTLEASLDLLEKDTFFRKEFGDAFIDYIVTMKRSEVNRYNEWLSNNPDASTYVNGVTDWEHREYFELF; encoded by the coding sequence ATGACCACCACACAGACCCCCGTGTACGCCCCGAAGTTCATCGAGAAGTACGACCTCTACACCCCCGTCCAGCAGGAAGCCGCAGAGCGCAGCCTGCGACGGATCGAAACTGATGGCATCGAGGTCATCCGCATCGTCTGGCCTGATCAGCATGGTTTGCTGCGCGGAAAGTCCCTCACCAGGGACGCCTATGCGGCCGCGCTCAAAGCCGGCAATGACATCACCATGGCTCCTTTCTTCTTCGACCCGGCCAACGCCATCGTGCTCAACCCCTTCAGCGCAGACGGTGGTTTCACCGTCGAGGGACTGCGCGGCAGCCCCAATGTGAAAATGGTCCCGGACCCGGTCACCTTCCGGGTGCTTCCCTGGGCCCCGGAAACCGCGGTGGTCATCAGCGACCTCTACATGAGCAACGGCGAGCTCTTCCCATTCGCTCCGCGCTCCATCCTGAAGCAGTCACTGCAGAAAATGGCGGACGCCGGCTACGGATTAATCGCTGGAATCGAGATGGAATGGTATCTCACCAAACTCATCGATAACATGCTGGAAACCGGATCTCTGGGGGCACCGGGAACCCCGGCTGATCCCCCTCGCGTGGCACCGGTTGCCCGAGGCTACAGCTACCTGCTCACCGATCACCTCGACGAAATCGACGACATCCTCCGGCCGATCCGCAAGGCCATCGAAGACATGGGGATGCCGCTTCGTTCCATGGATGACGAGTGGGCGCCCAGCCAGGTGGAGACAACCTTCGACATCCTGGAAGCCTTGGCTGCAGCGGACGCCGCAGTACTGTTCCGCATGGCTGTCAAACAGATCGCCAAGCGCAATGGGCATATCGCGTCCTTCATGTGCACCCCGGCCATCGAGGGCTTCTATGCCAGCGGCTGGCACCTGCACACCTCGGTGGTCGATCTTGTCACAGGAGAAAACCTCATGGTCCCGGGTGAGGGAGAGGCGCTCTCTGAGCTGGGACGCCACTATGTCGGCGGAACGCTCGCCCACGGCATCGCAGCTTCCACCTTCACCACTCCCACCATCAACGGCTACCGACGCCGCCGCCCCTACTCTCTGGCCCCAGACCGACTGACCTGGGCCATGGACAACCGAGCGTCCATGATGCGGGTTATCTCCTCACCCCACGATCAGGCCTCCCATGTGGAAAACCGGGTCGGAGACTCAGCGGCGAACCCGTATCTCTACATTGCTTCGCAGGCTGTAGCCGGCCTGGATGGAATCCTCAACCGGATTGAGCCGGGAGTCATGGCCGAGGACCCCTACGCGGAGGACGTCCCGCAACTCCCGGACACCCTGGAGGCTTCCCTCGACCTGCTGGAGAAGGACACCTTCTTCCGTAAGGAGTTCGGCGATGCCTTTATCGACTACATCGTCACGATGAAACGCAGCGAGGTCAACCGCTACAACGAGTGGTTAAGCAATAATCCGGATGCCTCCACCTATGTCAACGGTGTCACCGACTGGGAACACCGCGAGTACTTCGAGCTGTTCTAA
- a CDS encoding GntR family transcriptional regulator produces the protein MVYLPSPSSPKQSTHVTIGEILRSRISHEKMQAGDRFPTERELAEEFGVARMTVRKALELLQMEGVVERRRGRTGGTFLRATVPKVEMTRIEGFIPRFHDRNMEVTSRILTADRRQAPEKVTQALEIDAGEPVFYLERLRSVNNTPALIERSFFPANMVPGMLHQDLSGSIYDLLRRRWSLPPVRKWETIVPGVTSMREQELLQVKKELLILRLERRTQVADNRFIEYAEDVLRTDIARVEVYTTSGPGG, from the coding sequence ATGGTGTACCTGCCTTCCCCGTCTTCGCCCAAGCAATCGACCCACGTAACGATCGGTGAGATTCTCCGGTCTCGTATCAGCCACGAAAAGATGCAGGCCGGCGATAGATTTCCTACCGAGCGAGAACTGGCTGAAGAGTTCGGAGTGGCCCGGATGACTGTGCGCAAGGCCCTGGAACTGCTGCAGATGGAAGGCGTGGTGGAACGTCGTCGAGGAAGGACCGGTGGAACTTTCCTCCGGGCCACAGTTCCTAAGGTGGAGATGACGAGGATAGAGGGTTTTATACCCCGCTTTCATGACCGCAATATGGAAGTTACCTCGCGGATCCTGACTGCTGACCGACGCCAGGCCCCAGAAAAAGTCACCCAGGCTCTGGAAATCGACGCGGGCGAACCAGTTTTCTATCTTGAACGTCTCCGCTCGGTGAACAACACCCCAGCACTTATCGAGCGGTCCTTCTTCCCCGCGAATATGGTACCGGGAATGCTCCACCAGGATCTTTCCGGATCAATTTACGATCTACTCAGGAGGAGATGGTCTCTTCCTCCAGTACGCAAGTGGGAAACGATTGTGCCCGGGGTGACATCGATGCGAGAGCAGGAGCTACTCCAGGTAAAAAAAGAACTACTTATACTCCGGCTGGAGCGGCGAACTCAGGTGGCCGACAATCGCTTCATTGAGTACGCCGAGGATGTATTGCGTACGGACATAGCTCGAGTGGAGGTTTACACTACTTCCGGACCGGGAGGCTGA